The following proteins come from a genomic window of Nocardioides albertanoniae:
- a CDS encoding methylmalonyl-CoA mutase family protein, translated as MNDAVRAAVPLSQPADAHSQEEWEAATAAVLRKTGRLTSDDADSAVWDKLTRTSLDGLRIAPLGLPGESYADVQRPTRSGAWDIRSLVSGLSGMDAKAANEAALVDLDGGVSSLWVAADETTDLGVLLDNVLLDLAPIVLDAPIGAVKVAQNLLALIAERDAGMHAATNLGADPMGALLRDLPLAPDEAFSELVDLARLAEGIGVRAMVVDATAAHDLGASDAQELGWSIAVGVAYLRALTEAGFSPAVAAGLIEFRYAATDEQFPTIAKLRAARQLWARVLEVSGAEGVEMRIHAVSSRPMLSKYDPYVNMLRGTVAAFAAGVGGADSVTVLPFDSANGVPDRFGRRIARNVSHLLIDESHVAAVADPAGGSYAVESLTSDLAEAGWDAFVQLEDEWEGGHDFSPFRDRIAAVSAEREKAIARRKRPITGLTEFPNLAETLPERPADPLSERVARYGASFEALRDAPASTKVFLATIGTIAQHTARATFATNLLAAGGIGVEVGGATADAEEVVGKYRAAGAPAVVCLAGSDKTYAAWGAEAIAALREAGATHIIIAGKPDAVDAEVDDAASMGVDALAFLTATREKLS; from the coding sequence ATGAACGACGCCGTTCGCGCCGCCGTGCCTCTCAGTCAGCCGGCGGACGCCCATTCCCAGGAAGAGTGGGAGGCGGCGACCGCAGCCGTCCTCCGCAAGACAGGTCGCTTGACGTCCGATGACGCCGACTCGGCCGTCTGGGACAAGCTGACCCGCACCTCCCTCGACGGACTCAGGATCGCCCCTCTCGGGCTGCCGGGCGAGTCCTACGCGGACGTGCAACGCCCCACCCGATCGGGGGCCTGGGACATCCGATCGCTCGTCTCGGGGCTCTCCGGGATGGACGCGAAGGCGGCCAACGAGGCGGCCCTGGTCGACCTCGACGGCGGGGTCTCCTCGCTGTGGGTCGCCGCCGACGAGACCACCGACCTGGGGGTGCTCCTCGACAACGTGCTCCTCGACCTCGCGCCGATCGTGCTCGATGCGCCCATCGGTGCGGTCAAGGTCGCGCAGAACCTGCTTGCGCTGATCGCCGAGCGTGACGCCGGCATGCACGCCGCGACCAACCTCGGCGCCGACCCGATGGGCGCGCTGCTGCGCGACCTGCCGCTCGCGCCCGACGAGGCGTTCTCCGAGCTGGTCGACCTGGCGCGCCTGGCCGAGGGGATCGGCGTGCGTGCGATGGTCGTCGACGCCACGGCTGCCCACGACCTGGGTGCCTCCGACGCCCAGGAGCTCGGCTGGTCGATCGCCGTCGGCGTCGCCTACCTGCGTGCGCTGACCGAGGCGGGCTTCTCGCCCGCCGTGGCCGCCGGGCTCATCGAGTTCCGCTACGCCGCGACCGACGAGCAGTTCCCCACCATCGCCAAGCTCCGCGCCGCTCGCCAGCTGTGGGCGCGGGTGCTCGAGGTCTCCGGCGCCGAGGGCGTCGAGATGCGCATCCACGCGGTCAGCTCGCGGCCGATGCTCTCGAAGTACGACCCCTACGTGAACATGCTCCGTGGCACCGTCGCGGCGTTCGCGGCCGGTGTCGGCGGGGCCGACTCGGTGACCGTGCTGCCCTTCGACTCCGCCAACGGAGTGCCCGACCGCTTCGGTCGCCGGATCGCTCGCAACGTCTCCCACCTGCTGATCGACGAGTCGCACGTCGCCGCCGTCGCCGACCCGGCGGGCGGTTCCTACGCTGTCGAGAGCCTGACCTCCGACCTGGCCGAGGCCGGCTGGGACGCCTTCGTCCAGCTCGAGGACGAGTGGGAGGGCGGGCACGACTTCTCACCCTTCCGCGACCGGATCGCCGCGGTCTCCGCAGAGCGTGAGAAGGCGATCGCCCGGCGCAAGCGGCCGATCACCGGCCTCACCGAGTTCCCCAACCTCGCCGAGACGCTGCCCGAGCGGCCGGCCGACCCGCTGAGCGAGCGGGTGGCCCGCTACGGAGCCTCGTTCGAGGCGCTGCGTGATGCCCCGGCCTCCACCAAGGTCTTCCTGGCCACCATCGGCACCATCGCCCAGCACACCGCCCGGGCCACCTTCGCGACCAACCTGCTCGCCGCGGGCGGCATCGGCGTCGAGGTCGGCGGTGCGACCGCCGACGCCGAGGAGGTCGTCGGCAAGTATCGTGCCGCCGGCGCGCCAGCTGTGGTCTGCCTGGCCGGCTCCGACAAGACGTACGCCGCCTGGGGTGCCGAGGCGATCGCGGCCCTGCGCGAGGCCGGAGCCACGCACATCATCATCGCCGGGAAGCCCGACGCCGTCGACGCCGAGGTCGACGACGCCGCCTCGATGGGCGTCGACGCGCTCGCCTTCCTGACCGCTACGAGGGAGAAGCTGTCATGA
- a CDS encoding DUF1707 SHOCT-like domain-containing protein, whose amino-acid sequence MTRVGDVEREAARGRIVEAYAAGRIDRPELESRAEAVWAAVHTDDLAAVVDDLGERPAPPRGARSRLVRDLLVFLICSAIAVVVWQLTGRGFFWPTWVIVYTGLPLLRPLGTGWCLG is encoded by the coding sequence GTGACCCGCGTCGGCGACGTGGAGCGGGAGGCCGCCCGTGGCCGGATCGTCGAGGCGTACGCCGCGGGGAGGATCGACAGGCCCGAGCTGGAGTCGCGCGCCGAGGCGGTCTGGGCTGCGGTTCACACCGACGATCTCGCAGCGGTGGTCGACGACCTGGGCGAGAGACCGGCACCGCCTCGCGGGGCACGATCCCGCCTCGTACGAGATCTTCTGGTCTTCCTGATCTGCAGCGCGATCGCCGTCGTGGTCTGGCAGCTGACCGGCCGCGGCTTCTTCTGGCCGACCTGGGTGATCGTCTATACAGGGCTACCGCTGCTGCGGCCGCTGGGCACCGGATGGTGTCTCGGTTAA
- a CDS encoding sulfatase-like hydrolase/transferase — translation MSVGDLFTRRKRAAVATAAMSALAVTGLVHEPAAVAAAPSRTPALERPVEKPNLLMVTVDDLSYLDMDYLPQVRKLVERSGVSFSDAIAPTPICVPARASLLTGQYAHNHGARTIEGPHGGYGAFDDSSTLATSLQDAGYSTIMSGKYLNGYGEGETRGDVPPGWDQWRATVDPSTYNFRSPKFNVNGEVIKSKGYSSDVITQHAKAGIAAERGSGKPWFSWVNYVAPHHGGPSGPDDPKKLYPGTDAALSVTVPAKRDRGTYDNLPIPSRPNLFPDDVSGYAKGSPARGKFSDLKKKALRIAYQRRIEAVRGLDRTISSLLGDLRKSGDLKRTMVVFTSDNGYSAGYHNLNGKLWHYDESLRIPVLMSGPGIPRGRTVRTPVTNPDIAATLLAAAGAKAPRPLDGVDIMPWLRAPEQVRVIPIGGWRVTDGNRKLWTGIRAGSWTYARLHNGQVEVYDRSSDPYEQHNLARVPALAGTVEALARLSERYADCAGSTCPRDMYAAGGALDLERL, via the coding sequence ATGTCGGTCGGCGACCTGTTCACCCGTCGCAAGCGAGCCGCGGTGGCGACGGCCGCGATGAGCGCGCTCGCGGTGACCGGCCTGGTGCACGAGCCGGCCGCCGTGGCGGCCGCCCCGTCGCGTACGCCTGCTCTCGAGCGGCCCGTCGAGAAGCCCAACCTGCTGATGGTCACCGTCGACGATCTCTCCTACCTCGACATGGACTACCTCCCGCAGGTGCGGAAGCTGGTCGAGCGCAGCGGGGTCTCCTTCTCCGACGCGATCGCGCCGACGCCGATCTGCGTGCCGGCCCGGGCCTCGCTGCTGACCGGCCAATACGCCCACAACCACGGCGCGCGCACCATCGAGGGGCCGCACGGCGGCTATGGCGCCTTCGACGACTCCTCGACCCTGGCGACCTCGCTGCAGGACGCGGGCTACTCGACGATCATGTCGGGGAAATACCTCAACGGCTACGGCGAGGGGGAGACCCGTGGCGACGTGCCGCCGGGGTGGGACCAGTGGCGCGCGACCGTCGACCCGTCGACCTACAACTTCCGATCACCGAAGTTCAACGTCAACGGCGAGGTGATCAAGTCGAAGGGCTACTCCTCCGATGTCATCACCCAGCATGCGAAGGCGGGGATCGCGGCCGAGCGCGGCTCCGGCAAGCCGTGGTTCTCCTGGGTCAACTACGTGGCGCCGCACCACGGTGGGCCGAGCGGCCCCGACGACCCGAAGAAGCTCTACCCGGGCACCGACGCCGCGCTCTCGGTGACCGTGCCCGCGAAGCGTGACCGCGGCACCTACGACAACCTCCCGATCCCGTCGCGGCCCAACCTGTTCCCCGACGACGTCTCGGGCTATGCGAAGGGGTCGCCGGCGCGCGGGAAGTTCAGCGACCTGAAGAAGAAGGCGCTGCGGATCGCCTACCAGCGCCGGATCGAGGCCGTCCGTGGCCTGGACCGCACCATCTCCTCGCTGCTCGGCGACCTGAGGAAGAGCGGTGACCTGAAGCGCACGATGGTCGTCTTCACCTCCGACAACGGCTACTCGGCGGGCTATCACAACCTCAACGGCAAGCTGTGGCACTACGACGAGTCGTTGCGGATCCCGGTGCTGATGAGCGGGCCGGGCATCCCGCGCGGGCGCACGGTGCGGACGCCGGTCACCAACCCCGACATCGCCGCCACGCTGCTGGCCGCGGCCGGCGCGAAGGCGCCGCGCCCGCTCGACGGCGTCGACATCATGCCGTGGCTGCGCGCCCCGGAGCAGGTGCGCGTGATCCCGATCGGCGGCTGGCGGGTCACCGACGGCAACCGGAAGCTGTGGACCGGGATCCGTGCCGGATCCTGGACCTACGCCCGGCTCCACAACGGCCAGGTCGAGGTCTACGACCGCTCCTCGGACCCCTATGAGCAGCACAACCTTGCCCGGGTGCCGGCCCTCGCCGGCACCGTCGAGGCGCTCGCCCGGCTGAGCGAGAGGTATGCCGACTGCGCCGGCTCGACCTGCCCCCGCGACATGTACGCAGCGGGCGGCGCCCTCGATCTGGAGCGGCTGTGA
- a CDS encoding sulfatase family protein yields MAVSRRVRTLSAALAVAGVMGMSACSQSPEQAPSADPVPQQPSSATPSFTRPAEKPNMLMITVDDLSALDMDYLPSVKKLVGDSGVTFTDAVAPTPICVPARASLLSGQYAHNHGAHTIHGPDGGYPSFDGSETIATSLQAAGYTTLFAGKYLNEYGEKGSRHDVPPGWDQWRATIDPSTYNYLGAKFNVNGRVVKPRGYSTTVITQQAQAELRDAKKKDAAGASPSSPSSQPSQSGQRAKPWFQWVNYVAPHLGGPTQKGDPEQRFRGTKGAIGVPVPDKQDRDVYADKPIPPRPNLFPKAREGFPKGSPSRKKPTQVEKDAYRLSFQRRIESARSLDRNIAAMLKGLKKSGELENTMVVFSSDNGFSTGYHNFNGKLWHYEESLRIPVLMSGPGVPKGREVATPVTNPDIATTLLAAAGAENPREPDGVDILPWLSAPRQNRVIPIEAWPTSDGTERLWSGVRVGRWTYVKLKTGGVELYDRTTDPYEMKNLADDPAHAGTRERLADLSEKYRDCAGDTCPKRMYAANRPLDLAGL; encoded by the coding sequence GTGGCGGTATCCAGGCGAGTCCGGACCCTTTCGGCGGCCCTCGCGGTGGCCGGAGTGATGGGGATGTCGGCCTGCAGCCAGTCACCCGAGCAGGCGCCGAGCGCCGACCCGGTGCCGCAGCAGCCCTCGAGCGCGACACCGTCGTTCACGAGGCCGGCCGAGAAGCCCAACATGCTGATGATCACCGTCGACGACCTCTCCGCGCTCGACATGGACTACCTGCCCAGCGTGAAGAAGCTGGTCGGCGACAGCGGCGTCACCTTCACCGACGCGGTCGCGCCGACGCCCATCTGCGTGCCGGCGCGGGCGTCGCTCCTCTCGGGGCAGTACGCCCACAACCACGGCGCCCACACCATCCACGGACCTGATGGCGGCTACCCGTCCTTCGACGGTTCGGAGACGATCGCGACCTCGCTGCAGGCGGCGGGCTACACGACGTTGTTCGCCGGGAAGTACCTCAACGAGTACGGCGAGAAGGGCAGCCGCCACGACGTGCCCCCGGGGTGGGACCAGTGGCGCGCCACCATCGACCCGTCGACGTACAACTATCTGGGCGCGAAGTTCAACGTCAACGGCCGGGTGGTCAAGCCCCGGGGCTACTCGACCACCGTCATCACCCAGCAGGCGCAGGCCGAGCTCAGGGACGCGAAGAAGAAGGACGCGGCCGGCGCCAGCCCGTCGAGCCCGTCGAGCCAGCCGAGCCAGTCGGGCCAGCGGGCGAAGCCATGGTTCCAGTGGGTCAATTATGTGGCGCCCCACCTCGGCGGCCCCACCCAGAAGGGCGATCCCGAGCAGCGATTCCGGGGCACCAAGGGTGCGATCGGGGTGCCGGTGCCCGACAAGCAGGATCGCGACGTCTACGCCGACAAGCCGATCCCGCCGCGGCCCAACCTGTTCCCGAAGGCCCGTGAGGGTTTCCCGAAGGGTTCGCCGTCACGGAAGAAGCCGACCCAGGTCGAGAAGGACGCCTACCGGCTCTCCTTCCAGCGGCGGATCGAGTCGGCGCGCAGCCTCGACCGCAACATCGCCGCGATGCTCAAGGGCCTGAAGAAGAGCGGCGAGCTCGAGAACACCATGGTCGTCTTCAGCTCCGACAACGGATTCTCGACCGGCTACCACAACTTCAACGGCAAGCTCTGGCACTACGAGGAGTCCCTGCGCATCCCGGTGCTGATGAGCGGCCCCGGTGTGCCCAAGGGGCGCGAGGTCGCCACCCCGGTCACCAACCCCGACATCGCGACGACGCTGCTCGCTGCCGCCGGCGCCGAGAACCCCCGCGAGCCCGACGGTGTCGACATCCTGCCGTGGCTCAGCGCTCCTCGGCAGAACCGGGTCATCCCGATCGAGGCGTGGCCGACCTCCGACGGCACCGAGCGGCTCTGGTCCGGTGTGCGCGTGGGGCGGTGGACCTACGTCAAGCTCAAGACCGGCGGGGTCGAGCTCTACGACCGCACCACGGACCCCTACGAGATGAAGAACCTCGCCGACGACCCGGCGCACGCCGGCACGCGCGAGCGGCTCGCCGACCTGAGCGAGAAGTATCGCGACTGCGCCGGCGACACCTGCCCCAAGCGAATGTACGCCGCCAACAGGCCGCTCGACCTGGCCGGTCTGTAG
- a CDS encoding glycosyltransferase, producing MKIALVTESFFPTIDGVTTTVKAIADRMIESGHEVRFIAPGPGLAVYRNSQVVRVSPIAKIGRQVRSALESFAPDAVVTFDPGRLGRKALSAPAAAAATSLVVQQSPVPPKDALTWSTGIAELADEVVVTSRWLRKVLASIEVDSEVWEPGVDAAAFSPSLRDDWLHRRWSKAKSRPTPLVVVGYAGTLARSHGVRRLAELSSVPGIRLVIMGDGPQRGWLKQRVPQAKLTGPLGTGDMAVALASLDVLVHPGEEEGCGHILREAAASAIPVVAPRSGASADIVHHLETGLLYDPARGRELADAVASVVSDPRRRLLGDRARELATARPWTDAVDELLTRLTASCARAEVTHRSVRLA from the coding sequence ATGAAGATCGCGCTGGTCACCGAGAGCTTCTTTCCTACCATCGATGGTGTCACGACCACGGTGAAGGCCATCGCCGACCGCATGATCGAGTCAGGCCACGAGGTGCGCTTCATCGCACCTGGCCCGGGCCTCGCGGTCTACCGCAACAGCCAGGTCGTCCGCGTCTCCCCGATCGCCAAGATCGGACGGCAGGTACGCAGCGCCCTGGAGTCCTTCGCGCCTGACGCCGTGGTCACCTTCGACCCGGGCCGTCTCGGGCGCAAGGCGCTGTCCGCGCCGGCCGCGGCGGCCGCGACCTCGCTGGTCGTGCAGCAGTCGCCCGTCCCGCCGAAGGATGCGCTGACCTGGAGCACCGGGATCGCCGAGCTCGCCGACGAGGTCGTCGTCACCAGTCGCTGGCTGCGGAAGGTGCTGGCCTCGATCGAGGTCGACTCCGAGGTCTGGGAGCCCGGCGTCGACGCGGCCGCCTTCTCCCCCAGCCTGCGCGACGACTGGCTGCACCGCCGCTGGTCGAAGGCGAAGTCGCGCCCCACACCCCTGGTGGTGGTCGGCTACGCCGGCACGTTGGCCAGGAGCCACGGCGTACGCCGCCTGGCCGAGCTCAGCTCGGTGCCGGGGATCCGGCTGGTGATCATGGGCGACGGGCCGCAGCGCGGCTGGCTCAAGCAGCGGGTGCCGCAGGCGAAGCTGACCGGTCCGCTGGGCACCGGCGACATGGCCGTCGCGCTGGCCTCGCTCGACGTGCTCGTCCACCCGGGCGAGGAGGAGGGCTGCGGCCACATCCTGCGCGAGGCCGCGGCCAGCGCCATCCCGGTGGTGGCACCACGCTCGGGCGCCTCCGCCGACATCGTCCACCACCTCGAGACCGGCCTGCTCTACGACCCCGCTCGTGGTCGCGAGCTCGCCGACGCCGTCGCCTCGGTGGTCTCCGACCCGCGCCGACGGCTTCTCGGCGACCGCGCCCGAGAGCTGGCCACCGCCCGTCCGTGGACCGATGCCGTCGACGAGCTGCTGACGCGCCTGACCGCGTCGTGCGCGCGAGCCGAGGTCACCCACCGTAGTGTTAGGCTTGCCTAA
- a CDS encoding succinate dehydrogenase cytochrome b subunit: MATTTLIKGARSTRSTIALKLLMAASGIVFILFVLAHMYGNLKAFSGEMAYNEYAHHLRTFGEPMLPYGGLLWILRVVLLGSLVAHVGAALALTVRARKQRPVKYSVKKNKGSSLSSRTMRWGGVALLLFVIWHLLQFTIVKINVGSGGQAAEVTENPFRLLTAAFQPEQWWMVIIYLLAMLALAFHLHHGTFSSLQTLGFTNTAESRARARVAGWVVAIVVAGGFSLVPLFTVFGVIS; this comes from the coding sequence GTGGCAACCACGACTCTGATCAAAGGCGCGCGGTCGACGCGCTCGACGATCGCCCTGAAGCTCCTCATGGCAGCCAGCGGCATCGTCTTCATCCTCTTTGTGCTGGCGCACATGTACGGGAATCTCAAAGCGTTCAGCGGCGAGATGGCCTACAACGAGTACGCGCATCACCTGCGCACGTTCGGGGAGCCGATGCTTCCTTACGGCGGGCTGCTCTGGATCCTGCGGGTAGTGCTCCTGGGCTCGCTGGTGGCGCACGTCGGCGCGGCCCTCGCGCTCACCGTACGTGCCCGCAAGCAGCGCCCGGTGAAGTACTCGGTGAAGAAGAACAAGGGCTCCTCGCTCTCCTCGCGCACCATGCGCTGGGGCGGCGTGGCGCTGCTGCTCTTCGTCATCTGGCACCTGCTCCAGTTCACCATCGTGAAGATCAACGTGGGTTCGGGCGGGCAGGCCGCCGAGGTCACCGAGAACCCGTTCCGACTGCTGACCGCCGCGTTCCAGCCGGAGCAGTGGTGGATGGTCATCATCTACCTGCTCGCGATGCTCGCGCTCGCCTTCCACCTGCACCACGGCACCTTCAGCTCGCTCCAGACGCTCGGGTTCACCAACACCGCTGAGTCGCGTGCCAGGGCCCGCGTCGCCGGCTGGGTCGTCGCGATCGTGGTCGCCGGCGGCTTCTCGCTGGTCCCCCTGTTCACCGTCTTCGGCGTCATCTCGTAA
- a CDS encoding fumarate reductase/succinate dehydrogenase flavoprotein subunit, whose product MAAGTHYLPGLTPTNEASVQKSDDAAGYYVLGDKLVDAKAPTGPIAERWTTRKFENRLVNPANRRKLDVIIVGTGLAGGAAAATLGEAGYNVKSFCYQDSPRRAHSIAAQGGINASKNYKGDGDSDYRLFYDTVKGGDYRSRESNVYRLAEVSTNIIDQCVAQGVPFAREYGGLLDNRSFGGVQVSRTFYARGQTGQQLLLGAYQAMERQVAAGTVEQFTRHEMLDVIIVDEKARGIVARNMVTGEIETHLADAVVLATGGYGNVFYLSTNAMGSNVMAAWRAHRKGAYMANPCYTQIHPTCIPVTGAHQSKLTLMSESLRNDGRIWVPKNAEDCTKDPRDIPEEDRDYFLERIYPAFGNLVPRDIASRSAKYMCDEGRGVGPEVDETQPDGSVKKFRRGVYLDLGAAIERLGKDKIEEKYDNLLDMYERITGENPYEVPMRIYPAVHYVMGGLWVDYELQTSITGLFCTGEANFSDHGANRLGASALMQGLADGYFVLPNTITDYLADGPFEKVDESHPAVVEALDGVKSRVEKLMNINGERSVESIHKELGQIMWEYCGMDRREEGLKTAIGLIRDLKKEFWTNVKVLGSADSLNQDLEKANRVADFIELGELMCIDALNRRESCGGHFRGESQTEEGEALRHDEEFAYVAAWEFGGEDGAPVLHKEDLIYTAIEMKQRSYK is encoded by the coding sequence ATGGCTGCTGGAACTCATTACCTGCCCGGGCTGACCCCGACCAACGAGGCGTCGGTCCAGAAATCCGACGACGCCGCGGGCTACTACGTGCTCGGCGACAAGCTCGTCGACGCGAAGGCTCCGACCGGACCTATCGCAGAGCGTTGGACCACCCGTAAGTTCGAGAACCGTCTGGTCAACCCGGCCAACCGCCGCAAGCTCGACGTGATCATCGTCGGCACCGGCTTGGCCGGCGGCGCCGCGGCTGCCACCCTCGGCGAAGCCGGCTACAACGTGAAGTCCTTCTGCTACCAGGACTCCCCGCGTCGTGCCCACTCGATCGCCGCCCAGGGCGGCATCAACGCCTCCAAGAACTACAAGGGCGACGGCGACTCCGACTACCGGCTCTTCTACGACACGGTCAAGGGCGGCGACTACCGCTCGCGCGAGTCGAACGTCTACCGCCTCGCCGAGGTCTCGACCAACATCATCGACCAGTGCGTCGCGCAGGGCGTCCCCTTCGCCCGCGAGTACGGCGGCCTGCTCGACAACCGTTCATTCGGTGGCGTGCAGGTCTCGCGTACGTTCTACGCCCGCGGCCAGACCGGTCAGCAGCTGCTGCTCGGCGCCTACCAGGCCATGGAGCGCCAGGTCGCCGCCGGCACCGTGGAGCAGTTCACCCGCCACGAGATGCTCGACGTGATCATCGTCGACGAGAAGGCCCGCGGCATCGTGGCCCGCAACATGGTCACCGGCGAGATCGAGACCCACCTCGCCGACGCGGTCGTGCTCGCCACCGGCGGCTACGGCAACGTCTTCTACCTCTCGACCAACGCGATGGGCTCCAACGTCATGGCGGCGTGGCGTGCGCACCGCAAGGGCGCCTACATGGCCAACCCCTGCTACACGCAGATCCACCCGACCTGCATCCCGGTCACCGGCGCCCACCAGTCGAAGCTGACCCTGATGTCGGAGTCGCTGCGTAACGACGGTCGCATCTGGGTCCCGAAGAACGCCGAGGACTGCACCAAGGACCCGCGCGACATCCCCGAGGAGGACCGCGACTACTTCCTGGAGCGGATCTACCCGGCGTTCGGCAACCTGGTCCCCCGCGACATCGCCTCGCGCTCCGCGAAGTACATGTGCGACGAGGGTCGTGGCGTCGGACCGGAGGTCGACGAGACCCAGCCTGACGGCTCGGTGAAGAAGTTCCGCCGCGGCGTCTACCTCGACCTCGGCGCCGCCATCGAGCGTCTCGGCAAGGACAAGATCGAGGAGAAGTACGACAACCTCCTCGACATGTACGAGCGGATCACCGGCGAGAACCCCTACGAGGTGCCGATGCGGATCTACCCCGCCGTGCACTACGTCATGGGCGGCCTGTGGGTCGACTACGAGCTGCAGACCAGCATCACCGGCCTGTTCTGCACCGGTGAGGCCAACTTCTCCGACCACGGCGCGAACCGCCTCGGTGCCTCGGCGCTGATGCAGGGCCTCGCCGACGGCTACTTCGTGCTGCCGAACACCATCACCGACTACCTCGCTGACGGACCGTTCGAGAAGGTCGACGAGTCCCACCCGGCCGTGGTCGAGGCGCTCGACGGGGTCAAGTCCCGCGTCGAGAAGCTGATGAACATCAACGGCGAGCGCTCCGTGGAGTCCATCCACAAGGAGCTCGGTCAGATCATGTGGGAATACTGCGGCATGGACCGTCGCGAGGAAGGCCTCAAGACGGCCATCGGCCTGATCCGCGACCTCAAGAAGGAGTTCTGGACCAACGTCAAGGTCCTCGGCTCCGCCGACTCGCTCAACCAGGACCTCGAGAAGGCCAACCGCGTCGCCGACTTCATCGAGCTCGGTGAGCTCATGTGCATCGACGCGCTCAACCGGCGCGAGTCCTGCGGCGGCCACTTCCGTGGCGAGTCGCAGACCGAAGAGGGCGAGGCGCTGCGCCACGACGAGGAGTTCGCCTACGTCGCGGCCTGGGAGTTCGGCGGCGAGGACGGCGCCCCGGTCCTCCACAAGGAAGACCTGATCTACACCGCCATCGAGATGAAGCAGAGGTCGTACAAGTGA
- a CDS encoding succinate dehydrogenase/fumarate reductase iron-sulfur subunit, translating into MKLTLKIWRQAGASDKGALKTYELDGVSQDMSFLEMLDLLNEQLLHNNEEPVAFDSDCREGICGMCSLMINGEAHGPEVTTTCQLHMRSFKDGDTITIEPWRASSFPIVKDLIVDRSAFDRIIQNGGYISAGTGSAPEANSVPAPRDKAMRAFNTATCIGCGACVAACPNGSASLFLGAKITHLGELPQGQPERYSRVQSMVGQHDAEGFGGCTNIGECASACPKEIPLDVISQLNKDLRKSMILG; encoded by the coding sequence GTGAAGCTCACCCTCAAGATCTGGCGGCAGGCCGGCGCGTCCGACAAGGGTGCGCTCAAGACCTACGAGCTGGACGGTGTCTCGCAGGACATGTCCTTCCTCGAGATGCTCGACCTGCTCAACGAGCAGCTCCTGCACAACAACGAGGAGCCGGTCGCGTTCGACTCCGACTGCCGCGAGGGCATCTGCGGCATGTGTTCGCTGATGATCAACGGCGAAGCGCACGGCCCGGAGGTCACCACGACCTGCCAGCTGCACATGCGCTCGTTCAAGGACGGCGACACGATCACCATCGAGCCGTGGCGCGCCTCGTCGTTCCCGATCGTGAAGGACCTGATCGTCGACCGCTCCGCGTTCGACCGGATCATCCAGAACGGCGGCTACATCTCGGCCGGCACCGGCTCGGCCCCCGAGGCCAACTCGGTGCCCGCGCCGCGCGACAAGGCGATGCGGGCGTTCAACACGGCCACCTGCATCGGCTGCGGCGCCTGCGTCGCCGCCTGCCCCAACGGCTCCGCCTCGCTGTTCCTCGGCGCGAAGATCACCCACCTCGGTGAGCTTCCGCAGGGCCAGCCCGAGCGCTACTCGCGGGTGCAGTCGATGGTCGGCCAGCACGACGCCGAGGGCTTCGGTGGCTGCACCAACATCGGTGAGTGCGCCTCCGCCTGCCCCAAGGAGATCCCGCTCGACGTCATCTCCCAGCTCAACAAGGACCTGCGCAAGTCGATGATCCTCGGCTGA
- a CDS encoding organic hydroperoxide resistance protein produces the protein MTPIYTASAVSTGDARNGHVQSTDGLIDADVRMPKEMGGAGGATNPEQLFAAGYAACFHSALKLVAGKAKIDVTDSEVVADVSIGDNGQGGFGLAVQLEVTIPGADEATAKQLADQAHQVCPYSNATRGNIEVALTLA, from the coding sequence ATGACACCGATCTACACAGCCTCCGCAGTCAGCACCGGCGACGCCCGCAACGGCCACGTCCAGTCCACCGACGGTCTCATCGACGCCGACGTCCGCATGCCGAAGGAGATGGGTGGCGCCGGCGGCGCCACCAACCCCGAGCAGCTCTTCGCCGCCGGTTACGCGGCCTGCTTCCACTCCGCCCTCAAGCTCGTCGCCGGCAAGGCCAAGATCGACGTGACCGACTCCGAGGTCGTCGCCGACGTCAGCATCGGCGACAACGGCCAGGGTGGCTTCGGCCTCGCCGTGCAGCTCGAGGTGACGATCCCCGGCGCCGATGAGGCGACCGCGAAGCAGCTCGCCGACCAGGCCCACCAGGTCTGCCCCTACTCCAACGCGACGAGGGGCAACATCGAGGTCGCCCTGACGCTCGCCTGA